Proteins from a genomic interval of Sphingopyxis sp. QXT-31:
- a CDS encoding homoserine dehydrogenase — MSPVPAPAAPRPPLRVALAGLGVVGGGVVKLLQANRELIARRAGRAVEIVALSARDRHKDRGVDLSPYRWEDDLGALVAADDVDVVVEMIGGADGMALTLARQALSSGKALVTANKAMIAHHGLNLARLAEEKDTPLKYEAAVAGGIPVIKAIREGASANEIARVYGILNGTCNYILTQMERNGASFADALAAAQAEGYAEADPSFDVDGIDAAHKLSILAALCFGTKLDIDAVATNGIRDLIAADIREAEALGHRVRLIGMAERDGAKNGGALYQHVQPCLVPADHPLAYVPGALNAVVAEGNFVGRLFFEGAGAGAGPTASAIVADIIDIARDEYGPAFAMPVDALDQAPKADAGARVGKHYVRLVVEDRIGVLAEIATAMRDAGVSIESFIQRGTDDQDGVVIAIVTHEGPARAIAAALATLAASDHVVGAPMHMPILAL, encoded by the coding sequence ATGTCGCCTGTCCCTGCCCCCGCTGCCCCCCGTCCGCCGCTGCGCGTCGCGCTCGCGGGGCTCGGCGTCGTCGGCGGCGGGGTGGTCAAGCTGTTGCAGGCGAACCGCGAGCTGATCGCACGTCGCGCGGGCCGAGCTGTCGAGATCGTCGCGCTGTCGGCGCGCGACCGGCACAAGGACCGCGGGGTCGACCTGTCGCCCTATCGCTGGGAAGACGACCTCGGTGCGCTGGTCGCGGCCGACGACGTCGATGTCGTCGTCGAGATGATCGGCGGTGCCGACGGCATGGCGCTGACGCTCGCCCGGCAGGCGCTTTCCAGCGGCAAGGCGCTGGTCACCGCGAACAAGGCGATGATCGCGCATCACGGGCTCAACCTAGCGCGGCTTGCCGAGGAAAAGGACACGCCGCTGAAATATGAGGCCGCGGTCGCGGGCGGCATCCCGGTGATCAAGGCGATCCGCGAGGGCGCGTCGGCCAACGAGATCGCGCGCGTCTATGGCATCCTCAACGGCACCTGCAATTATATCCTGACGCAGATGGAGCGGAACGGCGCGAGCTTCGCCGACGCGCTCGCCGCGGCGCAAGCCGAGGGATATGCCGAGGCCGACCCGAGTTTCGACGTCGACGGAATCGACGCCGCGCATAAATTGTCGATCCTGGCGGCGCTGTGCTTCGGCACCAAGCTCGACATCGACGCGGTGGCGACGAACGGCATCCGCGACCTGATCGCCGCCGACATCCGCGAGGCCGAGGCGCTGGGCCACCGCGTGCGGCTGATCGGCATGGCCGAGCGCGACGGTGCCAAGAATGGCGGCGCCCTCTACCAGCATGTCCAGCCGTGCCTCGTCCCCGCGGACCATCCGCTCGCTTATGTTCCCGGCGCGCTCAACGCGGTGGTCGCCGAGGGCAACTTCGTCGGCCGGCTGTTCTTCGAGGGCGCGGGTGCAGGCGCGGGGCCGACGGCGTCGGCGATCGTCGCCGACATCATCGACATCGCGCGCGACGAATATGGTCCGGCCTTCGCGATGCCCGTCGATGCGCTCGACCAGGCGCCCAAGGCCGATGCCGGCGCGCGGGTCGGCAAACATTATGTCCGACTGGTGGTCGAGGACCGCATCGGCGTGCTCGCCGAGATCGCGACGGCGATGCGCGATGCCGGCGTGTCGATCGAGAGCTTCATCCAGCGCGGCACCGACGACCAGGACGGCGTGGTGATCGCGATCGTCACCCACGAAGGCCCGGCGCGCGCGATCGCCGCGGCGCTGGCCACGCTGGCGGCGTCGGACCATGTCGTGGGCGCCCCGATGCATATGCCGATTTTGGCGTTGTAG
- a CDS encoding MFS transporter has product MVDTDRDSASAAVAPEPRATGYSWYVLSVLVVVYILNFIDRQIISILAVDIKAHLQLTDGDMGFLGGAAFAVFYALFGIPLGRLADNWSRVKLLSIGLALWSAMTALSGFARNQFTLTAARMGVGIGEATASPTAYSLISDYFPKRQKATALAIYSSGLYLGGGGSLFIGASIVQAWNAAYPGGGPMGLVGWQAAFLAVGIPGLLVALWVATLKEPVRGAMDGVASPSSPQVSAAPFREFARDLSTIVPPFTLIGAAQRGASALAINLGFAVAIAAFAWWMIALTGNLPQWSAVGLGYYAVFSWACTLRARDPATFRLIWGTPAFICTTLGYGLVSLAAYALAFWSAPYAEIVLGLPKQELAFVLGANGAISGFIGVIIGGRIADALRAKDPAGRILMIIFGVVAPIVPIWIGYTTPDPLLFYTMNFLAGMFGAAALGAAAATTQDLVLPRMRGTATAAFFLGTTLVGLSFGPYMVGQISDLAGTVVDGKPVGDLRTGILSLIAVAPIALALLIYAYRAVPEAEATIEERAGV; this is encoded by the coding sequence ATGGTCGATACCGACAGGGATAGCGCATCGGCCGCGGTCGCGCCCGAGCCCCGCGCCACCGGCTACAGCTGGTATGTGCTGTCGGTCCTGGTCGTCGTCTATATCCTGAATTTCATCGACCGGCAGATCATCAGTATCCTCGCGGTCGACATCAAGGCGCATCTTCAGCTGACCGACGGCGACATGGGCTTCCTGGGCGGCGCGGCCTTTGCGGTCTTTTACGCGCTCTTCGGCATCCCGCTCGGCCGCCTTGCGGACAATTGGAGCCGGGTGAAATTGCTATCGATCGGGCTCGCCTTGTGGTCGGCGATGACCGCGCTGTCGGGCTTCGCGCGCAACCAGTTCACGCTAACCGCGGCGCGCATGGGGGTCGGCATCGGCGAAGCGACCGCGAGCCCCACGGCTTACTCGCTGATTTCGGACTATTTCCCGAAGCGGCAGAAGGCGACCGCGCTCGCCATCTATTCGTCGGGGCTGTATCTCGGCGGCGGCGGCTCGCTGTTCATCGGCGCCTCGATCGTCCAGGCGTGGAACGCGGCCTATCCGGGCGGGGGGCCGATGGGGCTCGTCGGCTGGCAGGCGGCTTTCCTCGCGGTCGGCATTCCGGGGCTGCTCGTCGCGCTGTGGGTCGCGACCCTGAAGGAGCCGGTACGAGGCGCGATGGACGGCGTCGCCAGCCCCAGTTCACCCCAAGTTTCCGCGGCGCCCTTCCGCGAGTTTGCACGCGACCTGTCGACGATCGTGCCGCCCTTCACGCTGATCGGCGCGGCCCAGCGCGGGGCGAGCGCGCTCGCGATCAACCTCGGTTTCGCCGTCGCGATCGCGGCCTTCGCTTGGTGGATGATCGCGCTGACGGGTAATTTGCCGCAATGGTCGGCCGTCGGGCTCGGCTATTACGCGGTTTTCTCTTGGGCATGCACGCTCCGCGCGCGCGACCCAGCAACGTTCCGCCTGATCTGGGGTACCCCCGCCTTCATCTGCACGACCCTGGGTTACGGGCTGGTCAGCCTCGCCGCCTATGCGCTCGCCTTCTGGTCGGCGCCCTATGCCGAGATCGTGCTCGGGCTGCCCAAGCAGGAACTCGCCTTCGTGCTGGGCGCCAATGGCGCGATCAGCGGATTTATCGGCGTGATCATCGGCGGGCGGATCGCCGACGCCTTGCGCGCGAAGGATCCCGCGGGGCGCATCCTGATGATCATCTTCGGCGTCGTCGCGCCGATCGTCCCGATCTGGATCGGTTATACGACCCCCGACCCGCTGCTCTTCTACACGATGAACTTCCTCGCCGGCATGTTCGGCGCGGCGGCGCTCGGTGCGGCGGCGGCGACGACGCAGGACCTGGTGCTGCCGCGGATGCGCGGCACCGCGACCGCCGCCTTCTTCCTCGGCACGACGCTCGTCGGCCTGTCCTTCGGGCCCTATATGGTGGGGCAGATTTCGGACCTGGCGGGCACGGTCGTGGACGGCAAGCCGGTGGGCGACCTGCGCACCGGCATATTGTCGCTGATCGCTGTCGCGCCGATCGCGCTGGCGCTGCTGATCTACGCCTATCGCGCGGTGCCGGAGGCCGAGGCGACGATCGAGGAACGGGCGGGGGTTTGA
- a CDS encoding Bax inhibitor-1/YccA family protein: protein MANWNDPNMAASGFGAGADARDQAVDAGLRSYMLSVYNYMASGVLLTGIVALLAFNTGVTASLVQSPLWFVVALSPLAFVLVLSFGINKLSTSAMQAIFWTFAVVMGLSMSTIFLRFGMGSIAQTFFATAAAFVGLSLYGYTTKKDLSGFGTFLIMGVVGIIVASVINIFVQSSALMLGISITGVLIFAGLTAYDTQKIKSMYFYVRGSDMMGKSVIMGALNLYLDFVNMFTFLLNILGSRD from the coding sequence ATGGCTAATTGGAACGACCCCAATATGGCGGCTTCCGGTTTTGGCGCCGGCGCGGACGCGAGGGACCAGGCCGTCGATGCCGGCCTGCGGTCGTACATGCTGTCGGTTTACAATTATATGGCCTCGGGCGTGCTGCTCACCGGCATCGTCGCGCTACTCGCCTTCAACACGGGCGTGACGGCGTCGCTGGTCCAGAGCCCGCTGTGGTTCGTCGTCGCGCTGTCGCCGCTGGCCTTCGTGCTGGTGCTGAGCTTCGGTATCAACAAGCTGTCGACCAGCGCGATGCAGGCGATCTTCTGGACCTTCGCGGTGGTGATGGGCCTGTCGATGTCGACAATCTTCCTGCGCTTCGGCATGGGCTCGATCGCGCAGACCTTCTTCGCGACCGCGGCGGCCTTCGTCGGCCTCAGCCTCTACGGCTATACGACCAAGAAGGATCTGTCGGGTTTCGGCACCTTCCTGATCATGGGCGTCGTCGGCATCATCGTCGCGAGCGTGATCAACATCTTCGTCCAGTCGAGCGCGCTGATGCTGGGCATCAGCATCACCGGCGTGCTGATCTTCGCGGGGCTCACCGCCTATGACACGCAGAAGATCAAGAGCATGTATTTCTATGTTCGCGGGTCGGACATGATGGGCAAGTCGGTGATCATGGGGGCGCTGAACCTCTACCTCGACTTCGTCAACATGTTCACCTTCCTGCTCAACATTCTGGGCAGCCGCGACTGA
- the thpR gene encoding RNA 2',3'-cyclic phosphodiesterase: protein MSTHRLFVALRPPHSVRVALIAAMHGISGARWQDDDQLHLTLRFIGEVDRHRAEDVAAALGALHAAAVTARIAGVSLFEHQGRPHMVWAGVEPQAPLAALHRKVDQLLARVGVEPETRAFVPHITLARLNRGSGPVAPFLALHSDLASPDFAFGHVTLYESEMGHGGSRYHPVARYPLAASATSAAATADTSSHVAAKPPSSP from the coding sequence ATGTCGACCCACCGCCTGTTCGTCGCGCTCCGCCCGCCGCACTCTGTAAGGGTTGCGCTGATCGCTGCGATGCATGGCATTTCGGGCGCGCGCTGGCAGGACGACGACCAGCTCCACCTGACCCTGCGCTTCATTGGCGAGGTCGACCGCCACCGCGCCGAGGATGTTGCCGCGGCGCTCGGCGCGCTCCACGCCGCGGCGGTGACCGCGCGCATCGCGGGGGTCAGCCTGTTCGAGCATCAGGGGCGGCCGCACATGGTGTGGGCGGGGGTCGAGCCGCAGGCGCCGCTCGCCGCGCTGCACCGCAAGGTCGATCAGTTGCTCGCGCGTGTCGGGGTCGAACCCGAAACGCGTGCGTTCGTCCCGCATATCACGCTGGCGCGGCTCAACCGCGGCTCGGGGCCGGTCGCGCCCTTCCTGGCGCTGCACAGCGATCTCGCGAGCCCCGACTTCGCCTTCGGCCATGTCACGCTCTACGAAAGCGAGATGGGGCATGGCGGGTCGCGTTATCACCCCGTCGCGCGTTATCCGCTCGCAGCGTCGGCAACGAGCGCCGCGGCGACCGCGGACACGTCGTCCCACGTCGCGGCGAAACCGCCGTCGTCGCCATAA
- a CDS encoding superoxide dismutase family protein, protein MTMRSTMIRNLGIGALALSVVALGGCKTMGKKDDPGSNLPVADASAQLFDARGADRGRVDVYRDTDGLRLELVARGFAAGTYGMHVHAVGKCDAPKYTTAGPHWNPTNVQHGRDNPMGAHHGDMPNLVIEPDTIGRATLRLVGSRLSGDGALLDADGAAFVIHAKADDYKTDPSGNSGDRIVCGVITARAG, encoded by the coding sequence ATGACGATGCGTTCGACCATGATCCGTAACCTCGGCATCGGGGCGCTCGCCCTGTCGGTCGTCGCCCTCGGCGGCTGCAAGACGATGGGCAAGAAAGACGATCCCGGTTCGAACCTGCCCGTCGCCGACGCCAGCGCGCAGCTGTTCGACGCGCGCGGCGCCGACCGCGGCCGCGTCGACGTCTATCGCGATACGGACGGCCTGCGCCTCGAACTCGTCGCGCGCGGTTTTGCCGCCGGCACCTATGGCATGCACGTCCACGCTGTCGGCAAATGCGACGCGCCCAAATATACGACCGCCGGTCCGCATTGGAACCCGACGAACGTCCAGCACGGCCGCGACAATCCGATGGGCGCGCATCATGGCGACATGCCCAATCTGGTGATCGAACCCGACACGATCGGCCGCGCGACGCTGCGTCTCGTCGGCTCGCGCCTGTCGGGCGACGGCGCGCTGCTCGACGCCGACGGTGCGGCTTTCGTCATCCATGCGAAGGCCGACGACTACAAGACCGACCCGAGCGGCAACAGCGGCGACCGCATCGTGTGCGGCGTGATCACGGCGCGGGCGGGGTAA
- a CDS encoding UDP-glucose dehydrogenase family protein: MKIAMIGTGYVGLVSGACFSDFGHDVVCVDKDAAKIDALHAGRMPIYEPGLDALVAANVAAGRLAFTTELAPAVAGADAVFIAVGTPSRRGDGHADLSYVFGAAEELAATLGHDCVIVTKSTVPVGTGDEVERILREGSPGRSHSVASNPEFLREGAAIGDFKRPDRIVIGAEDVRGEAVLREVYRPLFLNEAPILITRRRTAEMIKYAANAFLATKITFINEIADLCEAVGAEVQDVARGIGLDNRIGAKFLHAGPGYGGSCFPKDTLALLKTAQDNDVPLRLVEATVQANDLRKRAMGRKIVTALGGSARGKTVALLGLTFKPNTDDMRDSPSLAIVQTLLDAGARVTAYDPEGMEIAAPMMPEVEMKASAYAAADGADAVAIVTEWDAFRALDLARLGAGMTEKLLVDLRNIYRRDEVVRHGFRHIAIGTSGE; encoded by the coding sequence ATGAAAATCGCCATGATCGGAACGGGCTATGTCGGCCTCGTCTCGGGTGCCTGTTTCTCCGATTTCGGTCATGACGTCGTGTGCGTCGACAAGGATGCGGCAAAGATCGACGCGCTCCACGCCGGCCGCATGCCCATCTACGAGCCCGGGCTCGACGCGCTTGTCGCCGCCAATGTCGCCGCGGGCCGCCTCGCCTTCACCACCGAACTTGCCCCCGCGGTCGCCGGCGCCGATGCGGTGTTCATCGCGGTCGGCACCCCGTCGCGCCGCGGCGACGGGCACGCCGATCTCTCCTATGTCTTCGGCGCCGCCGAGGAGCTCGCCGCCACCCTCGGCCACGACTGCGTGATCGTCACCAAATCGACCGTGCCCGTCGGCACCGGCGACGAAGTCGAGCGCATCCTGCGCGAAGGATCGCCCGGCCGCAGCCACAGCGTCGCCTCGAATCCCGAATTTCTGCGCGAAGGCGCGGCGATCGGCGATTTCAAGCGCCCCGACCGCATCGTCATCGGCGCCGAGGATGTCCGCGGCGAGGCGGTGCTGCGCGAAGTCTATCGCCCGCTCTTCCTCAACGAAGCGCCGATCCTGATCACCCGCCGCCGCACAGCGGAAATGATCAAATATGCCGCCAACGCCTTTCTCGCGACCAAGATCACCTTCATCAACGAGATCGCCGACCTTTGCGAAGCCGTCGGTGCCGAGGTGCAGGACGTCGCGCGCGGCATCGGGCTCGACAACCGCATCGGCGCCAAATTCCTCCACGCGGGCCCCGGCTACGGCGGCAGCTGCTTCCCCAAGGACACGCTCGCGCTGCTCAAGACCGCGCAGGACAATGATGTGCCGCTGCGCCTCGTCGAGGCGACGGTGCAGGCGAACGACCTCCGCAAGCGCGCGATGGGGCGCAAGATCGTCACCGCACTCGGCGGCAGTGCGCGCGGCAAGACCGTCGCCTTGCTCGGCCTGACCTTCAAGCCGAACACCGACGACATGCGCGATTCGCCCAGCCTCGCCATCGTCCAGACCCTGCTCGACGCCGGCGCGCGCGTCACGGCTTATGATCCCGAGGGCATGGAGATCGCCGCGCCGATGATGCCCGAGGTCGAGATGAAGGCGAGCGCCTATGCCGCCGCCGACGGCGCCGATGCGGTCGCGATCGTCACCGAATGGGACGCCTTCCGCGCGCTCGACCTCGCGCGGCTCGGCGCGGGCATGACCGAAAAATTGCTGGTGGACCTGCGCAACATCTATCGCCGCGACGAAGTCGTCCGCCACGGCTTCCGTCACATCGCCATTGGCACCAGCGGCGAATAG
- a CDS encoding MotA/TolQ/ExbB proton channel family protein translates to MFNLIANAAAAAPAAAHEAGLSLMPASMCVKEEGQSPYGLVPALCEGGVVSQLTFLILLIMFVGTLYILFTKLFEQNKVMNQGKAVDANFWRAPTLAEGAAKLEKNSAYRQVVEDGLRANEEHNKLTDPVEAHDWMHGTLERSQNHINSKLNGGLAFLATVGSTAPFVGLFGTVIGILRALVKIGASGQASIDTVAGPVGEALIMTAIGLIVAVPAVLAFNWLQSRNKAIARRLSTFSNDVLGSIMSGGQVKPVVPAGKAAAPAAAPKK, encoded by the coding sequence ATGTTTAATCTGATCGCAAATGCAGCTGCTGCCGCTCCCGCGGCGGCCCACGAAGCCGGCCTCAGCCTGATGCCCGCCTCGATGTGCGTGAAGGAAGAGGGTCAGAGCCCCTATGGTCTCGTTCCCGCGCTCTGCGAAGGCGGCGTCGTCTCGCAGCTGACCTTCCTCATCCTGCTGATCATGTTCGTCGGCACGCTCTACATCCTGTTCACCAAGCTGTTCGAACAGAATAAGGTGATGAACCAGGGCAAGGCCGTCGACGCCAATTTCTGGCGCGCGCCGACGCTGGCCGAAGGGGCTGCCAAGCTCGAAAAGAACAGCGCCTATCGCCAGGTCGTCGAAGACGGTCTGCGCGCCAACGAAGAGCATAACAAGCTGACCGACCCCGTTGAAGCGCATGACTGGATGCACGGCACGCTCGAGCGTTCGCAGAACCACATCAACTCGAAGCTCAACGGCGGCCTCGCCTTCCTCGCGACCGTGGGTTCGACCGCGCCGTTCGTCGGCCTGTTCGGTACCGTTATCGGTATTCTCCGCGCGCTGGTGAAGATCGGTGCGTCGGGCCAGGCCTCGATCGACACCGTCGCCGGTCCGGTCGGTGAAGCGCTCATCATGACCGCCATCGGTCTGATCGTCGCGGTTCCCGCGGTGCTCGCGTTCAACTGGCTGCAGAGCCGCAACAAGGCGATCGCCCGCCGTCTGTCGACCTTCTCGAACGACGTTCTGGGTTCGATCATGTCGGGTGGCCAGGTGAAGCCGGTCGTCCCCGCCGGCAAGGCTGCGGCCCCGGCTGCCGCGCCCAAGAAGTAA
- a CDS encoding ExbD/TolR family protein, with protein MSMAVGDRDENEPMMDMNTTPLIDVMLVLLIMFIITIPVQTHAVKIDLPVPTDAESNVDPEKNKVMIDPAGTITWNGTPVDLAQLENYLLQTKALPVEPELQVQPDPYARYIVVDRVMAVIKRSGVGKLGFVGNEQYARVF; from the coding sequence ATGTCCATGGCCGTTGGCGATCGGGACGAAAATGAACCGATGATGGATATGAACACGACGCCGCTGATCGACGTCATGCTCGTGCTCCTCATCATGTTCATCATCACCATCCCGGTCCAGACCCACGCGGTGAAGATCGACCTGCCGGTGCCGACCGATGCCGAAAGCAATGTCGATCCGGAAAAGAACAAGGTGATGATCGACCCCGCGGGGACGATCACCTGGAACGGCACGCCGGTCGACCTGGCGCAGCTCGAAAATTACCTGCTCCAGACCAAGGCGCTGCCGGTCGAACCCGAACTTCAGGTTCAGCCCGACCCCTATGCGCGTTACATCGTGGTCGACCGCGTGATGGCGGTGATCAAGCGCAGCGGCGTCGGCAAGCTCGGCTTTGTCGGCAACGAACAATATGCGCGCGTCTTCTGA
- a CDS encoding ExbD/TolR family protein: protein MSMSVGESGGEDAPMSEINTTPLVDIMLVLLIIFLITVPVVLETVNLKLPDVAFEVTTTKPENVLLSVRSADTDGDGEPNPESTACEVYWGQTPVDSKVLLERGQKKLEDLIADIGGVENITEENFPEVHIRGDVNTPYQCIGGVIYTMQFAGFQKIGFISEPAPGSGTMGRL from the coding sequence ATGTCGATGAGTGTAGGCGAAAGCGGTGGCGAAGACGCCCCGATGTCCGAAATCAACACGACGCCGCTCGTGGACATCATGCTTGTGTTGCTCATCATCTTCCTCATCACGGTTCCCGTGGTGTTGGAGACGGTGAACCTCAAGCTGCCCGATGTGGCGTTCGAAGTGACGACGACGAAGCCCGAAAACGTGTTGCTCTCGGTCCGCTCGGCGGACACCGACGGCGACGGCGAGCCCAATCCTGAAAGCACCGCCTGCGAAGTCTATTGGGGCCAGACCCCAGTCGATTCGAAGGTGCTGCTGGAACGTGGGCAAAAGAAGCTCGAAGATCTGATCGCCGACATCGGCGGGGTCGAGAACATCACCGAGGAAAATTTCCCCGAAGTGCACATCCGCGGCGACGTCAACACGCCGTACCAGTGCATCGGCGGGGTGATCTACACGATGCAGTTCGCCGGCTTCCAGAAGATCGGGTTCATTTCCGAACCGGCGCCCGGCTCGGGCACGATGGGCCGCCTCTAA
- a CDS encoding low molecular weight protein-tyrosine-phosphatase: MHDDSNLRKPAILFLCLGNICRSPLAEGAARAAFAAAGIDATLDSAGTGDWHVGHPPDRRAIAEARRRGVDISDLRARQLRASDFADFDLILAADDTNLRDARALCPAGATAELRLMLDLVPGRAGESVSDPYYGDDGGFAATWDDVSAVAAALVADAASG, from the coding sequence ATGCACGACGACAGCAATCTTCGGAAACCCGCGATCCTGTTCCTCTGCCTCGGCAACATCTGCCGCTCGCCGCTCGCGGAGGGCGCCGCGCGCGCGGCCTTCGCCGCGGCCGGCATCGACGCGACGCTCGATTCGGCGGGCACCGGCGACTGGCATGTCGGCCATCCGCCCGACCGCCGCGCGATCGCCGAGGCGCGGCGCCGCGGCGTCGACATTTCGGATTTGCGCGCGCGCCAGCTCCGCGCGTCGGACTTCGCCGACTTCGACCTGATTCTCGCCGCCGACGACACCAACCTCCGCGACGCCCGCGCGCTTTGCCCCGCGGGCGCGACGGCCGAGCTCAGGCTGATGCTCGACCTCGTCCCCGGCCGCGCCGGCGAGAGCGTCTCCGATCCCTATTATGGCGACGACGGCGGTTTCGCCGCGACGTGGGACGACGTGTCCGCGGTCGCCGCGGCGCTCGTTGCCGACGCTGCGAGCGGATAA
- a CDS encoding energy transducer TonB: MAYGDNVDPKNRVVAIVLVGLFTAVLGYGLVNGLNISIVKKIAEKLDVVDVEEPPPPEEPPPPPPPDNVLPPPPPVVTPPSPIPPPVSTNTVQSVPTPPRLPPPPVYTPPAPPAPPPAPDLSAAGTPRGNPGRWATNDDYPARAMREEREGTTGFRVTYSADGRITSCDVTASSGHADLDAETCKLITRRGRFNPGKDRAGNPTGGTYSNRIRWQIPR, translated from the coding sequence ATGGCTTATGGTGATAATGTCGACCCTAAAAACAGGGTAGTGGCAATCGTCTTGGTCGGTCTGTTCACCGCTGTTCTGGGCTATGGCCTGGTCAACGGCTTGAACATCAGCATCGTCAAGAAGATTGCCGAGAAATTGGACGTGGTGGACGTCGAAGAGCCGCCGCCGCCCGAGGAGCCGCCGCCGCCGCCGCCGCCGGACAATGTTCTGCCGCCGCCGCCGCCGGTCGTGACTCCCCCGTCGCCGATTCCGCCGCCGGTGAGCACGAACACCGTGCAGTCGGTGCCGACTCCGCCGCGGCTTCCGCCGCCGCCGGTCTACACGCCGCCCGCTCCGCCGGCGCCGCCGCCGGCTCCGGATCTCAGCGCCGCCGGTACGCCGCGCGGCAACCCCGGCCGCTGGGCGACCAACGACGACTATCCGGCGCGTGCCATGCGCGAAGAGCGCGAGGGGACGACCGGATTCCGCGTCACCTACAGCGCCGATGGCCGGATCACGTCGTGCGACGTGACCGCTTCGAGCGGCCATGCCGACCTCGATGCCGAGACCTGCAAGCTCATCACGCGCCGCGGCCGGTTCAATCCGGGCAAGGACCGTGCGGGCAACCCGACGGGTGGCACCTACAGCAATCGTATCCGGTGGCAGATTCCGCGCTGA